The following coding sequences are from one Streptomyces sp. NBC_00536 window:
- a CDS encoding glutathione peroxidase: MSLYDIPLTTLSDEPTSLGAHKGKAILLVNTASQCGLTPQYSGLARLQFKYAEKGFTVIGVPCNQFGGQEPGTADDIQTFCAAGFGVTFPMLEKSEVNGENRHPLYAELVKTADAEGEAGDIQWNFEKFLISPEGEVVGRFRPRTEPEAPEVIAAIEALLPA; the protein is encoded by the coding sequence TTGAGCCTGTACGACATCCCGCTGACCACCCTGTCCGACGAGCCCACCAGCCTCGGGGCGCACAAGGGCAAGGCGATCCTGCTGGTGAACACCGCTTCCCAGTGCGGGCTGACCCCGCAGTACTCCGGGCTGGCGCGGCTCCAGTTCAAGTACGCCGAGAAGGGGTTCACGGTCATCGGCGTACCGTGCAACCAGTTCGGCGGCCAGGAGCCCGGCACGGCGGACGACATCCAGACGTTCTGCGCCGCCGGTTTCGGCGTCACCTTCCCGATGCTGGAGAAGTCCGAGGTCAACGGGGAGAACCGGCACCCGCTGTACGCGGAGCTGGTGAAGACCGCCGACGCCGAGGGCGAGGCGGGCGACATCCAGTGGAACTTCGAGAAGTTCCTGATCTCCCCCGAGGGCGAGGTCGTCGGCCGCTTCCGTCCGCGCACGGAGCCGGAGGCCCCCGAGGTCATCGCCGCCATCGAGGCGCTCCTGCCGGCCTGA
- a CDS encoding 2-hydroxy-3-oxopropionate reductase, with the protein MSNLPKIAWIGLGIMGSPMAENLLKAGYSVTGFTLEQDKLERLAAAGGSAAGSIAEAVADADVIITMVPASPQVEAISYGENGILENAKSGALIIDMSSITPQTSVDLAKNAAEKGIRVIDAPVSGGEAGAIEAVLSIMVGGEQADFDEALPVLETLGKVIVLCGPHGSGQTVKAANQLIVAVNIQACAEAVVFLEKSGVNLEAALDVLNGGLAGSTVLTRKKANFLNRDFKPGFRIDLHHKDMGIVTDAARNVGAALPVGAVVAQLVASLRAQGDGGLDHSALLRAVERLSGAQI; encoded by the coding sequence ATGAGCAACCTCCCCAAGATTGCCTGGATCGGTCTCGGAATCATGGGCTCCCCCATGGCCGAGAACCTCCTGAAGGCCGGCTACTCGGTCACCGGCTTCACGCTGGAGCAGGACAAGCTGGAGCGCCTCGCCGCCGCCGGCGGCAGCGCGGCCGGCTCGATCGCCGAGGCCGTCGCGGACGCCGACGTCATCATCACGATGGTGCCCGCCTCCCCGCAGGTCGAGGCCATCTCCTACGGTGAGAACGGCATCCTGGAGAACGCCAAGTCCGGCGCGCTGATCATCGACATGTCGTCGATCACCCCGCAGACCTCGGTCGACCTGGCGAAGAACGCTGCCGAGAAGGGCATCCGCGTCATCGACGCGCCCGTCTCCGGCGGCGAGGCCGGTGCCATCGAGGCCGTACTGTCGATCATGGTCGGCGGCGAGCAGGCCGACTTCGACGAGGCGCTCCCGGTCCTGGAGACCCTCGGCAAGGTCATCGTCCTGTGCGGTCCGCACGGCTCCGGCCAGACGGTGAAGGCCGCCAACCAGCTCATCGTCGCGGTGAACATCCAGGCGTGCGCCGAGGCCGTCGTCTTCCTCGAGAAGTCGGGCGTGAACCTCGAAGCCGCTCTGGACGTGCTCAACGGCGGTCTGGCCGGCTCCACGGTCCTGACCCGCAAGAAGGCCAACTTCCTGAACCGCGACTTCAAGCCCGGTTTCCGGATCGACCTGCACCACAAGGACATGGGCATCGTCACCGACGCCGCCCGCAACGTCGGTGCGGCCCTCCCGGTCGGCGCGGTCGTCGCCCAGCTGGTCGCCTCGCTGCGCGCCCAGGGTGACGGCGGCCTGGACCACTCCGCGCTGCTGCGCGCGGTCGAGCGCCTCTCCGGCGCCCAGATCTGA
- a CDS encoding agmatine deiminase family protein, which translates to MNPRMPAEWAEHEACLMAWPTRPSLWGPAFEAAKREYAAVARAIAAFEPVIMIAAPGSAGEARAHCGDDPGIEVTELPLDDSWLRDSGPVFAYDEHGGRVGVDFRFNAWGEKHHPWAADDKLAGLLLDRLGIPRVHSHMILEGGAFTVDGEGTLITTEQCLLHPNRNPRMSRAEIEDELKRRLGVEKVIWLPYGGLEDTETDGHVDGVAAFVAPATVVVSLPEDPAHPDHARMRANLAVLEASTDARGRALEIVKVPQTVHGEVDGTPVEVCYLNFYLANGGCVVPVGGGAADEAALAVLAAALPGRKVVGVPAPVLAYGGGGIHCITQQLPKDLTA; encoded by the coding sequence ATGAACCCGCGCATGCCCGCCGAGTGGGCCGAGCACGAAGCCTGTCTGATGGCCTGGCCCACCCGTCCCTCCTTGTGGGGGCCCGCCTTCGAGGCCGCCAAGCGCGAATACGCCGCCGTGGCCCGTGCCATCGCCGCCTTCGAGCCGGTCATCATGATCGCCGCCCCCGGCAGCGCCGGAGAGGCCCGCGCCCACTGCGGCGACGACCCCGGCATCGAGGTCACCGAACTGCCCCTCGACGACTCCTGGCTCCGCGACTCCGGCCCCGTCTTCGCCTACGACGAGCACGGCGGCCGCGTCGGCGTCGACTTCCGGTTCAACGCGTGGGGCGAGAAGCACCACCCGTGGGCCGCCGACGACAAGCTCGCCGGCCTGCTGCTGGACCGCCTCGGCATCCCGCGCGTCCACTCCCACATGATCCTGGAGGGCGGCGCCTTCACCGTGGACGGCGAGGGCACCCTGATCACCACCGAGCAGTGCCTGCTCCACCCCAACCGCAACCCGCGGATGAGCCGCGCCGAGATCGAGGACGAGCTGAAGCGCCGGCTCGGCGTGGAGAAGGTGATCTGGCTGCCCTACGGGGGCCTGGAGGACACGGAGACCGACGGACACGTCGACGGCGTCGCCGCCTTCGTCGCCCCCGCCACCGTCGTCGTCTCCCTCCCGGAGGACCCCGCGCACCCCGATCACGCCCGGATGCGCGCCAACCTCGCGGTCCTGGAGGCGAGCACGGACGCCCGCGGCCGCGCCCTGGAGATCGTCAAGGTCCCGCAGACCGTCCACGGCGAGGTGGACGGCACCCCGGTGGAGGTCTGCTACCTCAACTTCTACCTGGCCAACGGCGGCTGCGTGGTCCCCGTCGGCGGCGGCGCGGCGGACGAGGCGGCCCTCGCCGTCCTCGCCGCGGCCCTGCCCGGCCGCAAGGTCGTCGGCGTACCGGCCCCGGTCCTCGCGTACGGCGGTGGCGGTATCCACTGCATCACCCAGCAGCTCCCGAAGGACCTCACCGCATGA
- a CDS encoding AMP-binding protein: MRIPMTVADFLDRAELGFSSSPGVIDEPDQPGPPVPVSTYGRFGERVRAWQAGLDALGVGEGERVAVVSHNSARMLELLFAVPMSGRICVPVNFRLKPDEIEYMLRQSGASVLLVDPELDDALSGITARHRFVLGEETENRLMRFGVEPRPWSKPDEDATATVNYTSGTTARPKGVQLTHRNIWVNGLTFGLHARVWEHDVYMHTLPMFHCNGWGMPYVMAGLGVKQVVLRKIDGAEILRRVEEHGVTLMCGAPAVWNAVLDAAATWEGEIPGRDRVRIICAGAPPPSRMIQRMGDELGWEFTQIYGLTETSPLLTFNRARPADAELPAEERARKLSRAGLPALGVKLKVSDSGEVLARSNVVLDGYWDKPEETSAALEDGWFHTGDGGTLDEEDGHLTIADRKKDVIITGGENVSSIEVEDTIFSHPAVAEVAVIGVPHEKWGETIKALVVLAEGATAQEADIIAHCKQRMAGYKAPTSVEFRAAIPRTATGKIQKFKLREPYWSGLDREVN, encoded by the coding sequence ATGCGCATTCCGATGACCGTCGCGGACTTCCTCGACCGGGCGGAGCTGGGATTCTCCTCCAGTCCCGGTGTGATCGACGAGCCGGACCAGCCCGGACCGCCGGTGCCCGTGTCGACGTACGGACGCTTCGGTGAGCGGGTCCGCGCCTGGCAGGCCGGACTGGACGCGCTCGGCGTGGGTGAGGGCGAGCGGGTGGCGGTGGTCAGCCACAACTCGGCGCGGATGCTTGAGCTGTTGTTCGCGGTGCCGATGAGCGGCCGTATCTGTGTGCCCGTCAACTTCCGTCTCAAGCCCGATGAGATCGAGTACATGCTGCGGCAGAGCGGGGCCTCGGTCCTGCTGGTCGACCCGGAGCTGGACGACGCGCTCTCCGGCATCACGGCGCGCCACCGCTTCGTCCTCGGCGAGGAGACCGAGAACCGGCTGATGCGCTTCGGCGTCGAGCCGCGCCCGTGGTCGAAGCCGGACGAGGACGCCACCGCGACGGTCAACTACACGTCGGGGACCACGGCCCGGCCCAAGGGCGTGCAGCTCACCCACCGCAACATCTGGGTCAACGGGCTCACCTTCGGGCTGCACGCCCGGGTGTGGGAGCACGACGTCTACATGCACACGCTGCCGATGTTCCACTGCAACGGCTGGGGAATGCCGTACGTGATGGCCGGACTCGGCGTCAAGCAGGTGGTCCTGCGCAAGATCGACGGCGCCGAGATCCTGCGCCGGGTCGAGGAGCACGGCGTCACGCTCATGTGCGGCGCGCCCGCCGTCTGGAACGCGGTACTGGACGCGGCGGCGACCTGGGAGGGCGAGATCCCGGGCCGCGACCGCGTACGGATCATCTGCGCCGGAGCGCCCCCGCCGAGCAGGATGATCCAGCGCATGGGCGACGAACTGGGCTGGGAGTTCACCCAGATCTACGGCCTGACCGAGACCTCACCGCTGCTCACCTTCAACCGCGCCCGGCCCGCCGACGCGGAACTGCCCGCCGAGGAGCGGGCGCGCAAGCTGTCCCGGGCGGGGCTGCCGGCGCTCGGGGTGAAGCTGAAGGTATCCGACTCCGGCGAGGTCCTGGCCCGGTCGAACGTCGTGCTCGACGGCTACTGGGACAAGCCCGAGGAGACCTCGGCGGCCCTGGAGGACGGCTGGTTCCACACTGGTGACGGCGGCACGCTGGACGAGGAGGACGGGCACCTGACGATCGCCGACCGGAAGAAGGACGTGATCATCACCGGTGGGGAGAACGTCTCCTCGATCGAGGTGGAGGACACGATCTTCAGCCATCCGGCGGTCGCCGAGGTCGCGGTCATCGGCGTGCCGCACGAGAAGTGGGGTGAGACGATCAAGGCCCTCGTGGTCCTCGCCGAAGGGGCGACGGCGCAGGAGGCCGACATCATCGCCCACTGCAAGCAGCGGATGGCCGGATACAAGGCACCGACGAGCGTCGAGTTCCGCGCCGCCATCCCGCGCACGGCCACGGGCAAGATCCAGAAGTTCAAACTGCGCGAGCCGTACTGGTCCGGACTGGACCGAGAGGTCAACTGA
- a CDS encoding TIM barrel protein has translation MGYTDQRFDVNLSILFTELPLLERPAAAAAAGFTAVELWWPWIETPTPAQSELDALKKALEDAGTQLVGLNFYAGQLPGPDRGAVSVPGEESDRFNANINVAADFAASVGCKALNALYGNRVEGVDPAVQDELALKNLVVAAQAADRVGAILLIETLNKPESPLYPLVSAPAGIEVVDKVNEATGLGNAKFLLDLYHLAMNDEDLSEVIEKYAAKTGHVQIADKPGRGAPGTGELPLEQLLDQLKKAGYEGYVGLEYKAADAAASFEWLAAEARAAK, from the coding sequence ATGGGATACACGGACCAGCGCTTCGATGTGAACCTCTCGATCCTCTTCACGGAACTCCCGCTTCTGGAGCGTCCCGCGGCTGCCGCCGCGGCCGGCTTCACCGCGGTCGAGCTGTGGTGGCCCTGGATCGAAACCCCCACTCCCGCCCAGTCGGAGCTGGACGCCCTCAAGAAGGCTCTTGAGGACGCCGGCACCCAGCTGGTGGGCCTGAACTTCTACGCCGGTCAGCTGCCGGGACCGGACCGCGGCGCGGTATCCGTGCCCGGCGAGGAATCGGACCGCTTCAACGCCAACATCAACGTGGCGGCGGACTTCGCCGCCTCGGTCGGCTGCAAGGCTCTCAACGCCCTCTACGGCAACCGCGTCGAGGGTGTGGACCCGGCCGTCCAGGACGAGCTGGCCCTGAAGAACCTGGTCGTGGCCGCGCAGGCCGCCGACCGGGTCGGGGCGATCCTCCTGATCGAGACCCTGAACAAGCCCGAGTCGCCGCTCTACCCGCTGGTGAGCGCCCCGGCCGGCATCGAGGTCGTGGACAAGGTGAACGAGGCCACCGGCCTCGGCAACGCCAAGTTCCTGCTCGACCTGTACCACCTGGCGATGAACGATGAGGACCTCTCCGAGGTCATCGAAAAGTACGCCGCCAAGACCGGGCACGTCCAGATCGCGGACAAGCCGGGACGCGGTGCCCCCGGCACCGGCGAGCTGCCCCTTGAGCAGCTCCTGGACCAGCTGAAGAAGGCCGGATACGAGGGCTACGTAGGCCTGGAGTACAAGGCCGCCGACGCCGCCGCGTCCTTCGAGTGGCTGGCCGCCGAGGCCCGCGCCGCGAAGTAA
- a CDS encoding catalase, with protein sequence MSKRTLTTESGAPVADNQNSATAGVGGPLLIQDQQLLEKLARFNRERIPERVVHARGSAAYGHFEVTDDVTAYTSAAFLNTVGKKTETFLRFSTVADSLGGADAVRDPRGFALKFYTEEGNYDLVGNNTPVFFIKDPIKFPDFIHSQKRDPFTGKQEPDNVWDFWAHAPEATHQITWLMGDRGIPASYRHMNGYGSHTYQWTNAQGEAFFVKYHFKTNQGIRCLSSEQGAELAGQDGNSHQTDLLQAIERGVNPSWTLYVQIMPAAEAADYRFNPFDLTKVWPHTDYPLQRVGRLVLDRNPDNVFAEVEQSAFSPNNFVPGITASPDKMLQGRLFAYADAQRYRLGVNHTLLPVNAPKAAKAENYGRDGVMALRNGSRHDKNYEPNSHQGPAETGLALGAPLAVSGYTGTHEAPAHTKDDDFFQAGELYRLMSEDAKQRLVANIAGGLSQVTLEDVIEKNLAHFHAADADYGKRVEEAVRALREG encoded by the coding sequence ATGTCGAAGCGCACGCTGACGACCGAGTCCGGCGCCCCGGTCGCCGACAACCAGAACTCCGCCACCGCCGGCGTCGGTGGCCCGCTCCTGATTCAGGACCAGCAGCTCCTTGAGAAGCTCGCCCGCTTCAACCGCGAGCGCATCCCGGAGCGCGTGGTGCACGCCCGCGGTTCGGCCGCCTACGGCCACTTCGAGGTGACGGACGACGTCACCGCGTACACCAGCGCCGCGTTCCTGAACACGGTCGGCAAGAAGACCGAGACCTTCCTGCGGTTCTCCACCGTGGCCGACTCGCTCGGCGGCGCGGACGCTGTGCGTGACCCCCGCGGCTTCGCGCTGAAGTTCTACACCGAAGAGGGCAACTACGACCTCGTCGGCAACAACACCCCGGTGTTCTTCATCAAGGACCCGATCAAGTTCCCCGACTTCATCCACTCCCAGAAGCGCGACCCCTTCACGGGCAAGCAGGAGCCGGACAACGTCTGGGACTTCTGGGCGCACGCCCCCGAGGCGACGCACCAGATCACCTGGCTGATGGGTGACCGCGGTATCCCGGCGTCGTACCGTCACATGAACGGCTACGGCTCCCACACGTACCAGTGGACCAACGCCCAGGGCGAGGCTTTCTTCGTCAAGTACCACTTCAAGACGAACCAGGGCATCCGCTGCCTGTCCTCCGAGCAGGGCGCCGAGCTGGCCGGCCAGGACGGCAACTCGCACCAGACCGACCTGCTCCAGGCGATCGAGCGCGGCGTGAACCCGAGCTGGACCCTCTACGTCCAGATCATGCCCGCCGCCGAGGCCGCGGACTACCGCTTCAACCCGTTCGACCTCACCAAGGTGTGGCCGCACACCGACTACCCGCTGCAGCGCGTGGGCCGTCTGGTCCTCGACCGCAACCCGGACAACGTCTTCGCCGAGGTCGAGCAGTCGGCGTTCTCCCCGAACAACTTCGTCCCGGGCATCACCGCCTCGCCGGACAAGATGCTCCAGGGCCGTCTCTTCGCGTACGCCGACGCCCAGCGCTACCGCCTCGGTGTGAACCACACCCTGCTGCCGGTCAACGCCCCCAAGGCGGCGAAGGCCGAGAACTACGGCCGCGACGGTGTCATGGCGCTGCGCAACGGTTCGCGCCACGACAAGAACTACGAGCCCAACTCGCACCAGGGTCCGGCCGAGACCGGTCTGGCGCTCGGCGCTCCGCTCGCGGTCAGCGGCTACACGGGCACGCACGAGGCCCCGGCCCACACCAAGGACGACGACTTCTTCCAGGCCGGTGAGCTCTACCGCCTGATGTCCGAGGACGCCAAGCAGCGTCTGGTGGCGAACATCGCCGGTGGCCTCTCGCAGGTCACCCTCGAAGACGTCATCGAGAAGAACCTGGCTCACTTCCACGCCGCCGACGCCGACTACGGCAAGCGCGTCGAGGAGGCCGTTCGCGCCCTGCGCGAAGGCTAA
- the gcl gene encoding glyoxylate carboligase has translation MPRMTAAAAAVEILKREGVAQAFGVPGAAINPFYRELKNVGGIKHTLARHVEGASHMAEGYTRTAPGNIGVCIGTSGPAGTDMITGLYSAIADSIPILCITGQAPVAKLHKEDFQAVDIASIAKPVTKAATTVLEAAQVPGVFQQAFHLMRSGRPGPVLIDLPIDVQLTEIEFDPETYEPLPVYKPQATRAQAEKAIQFLLESEKPLIVAGGGIINADASALLVEFAELTGTPVIPTLMGWGIIADDHELNAGMVGLQTSHRYGNENLLASDFVLGIGNRWANRHTGDLAVYTKDRKFVHVDIEPTQIGKIFAPDFGFASDAKRALELFVEVAKELKAEGKLPDRSAWAAETQERKATLQRRTHFDNIPMKPQRVYEEMNKAFGPETRYVTTIGLSQIAGAQMLHVYKPRHWINCGQAGPLGWTIPAALGVATADPTTPVVALSGDYDFQFMLEELAVGAQHNIPYVHVLVNNAYLGLIRQAQRGLDINFQVNLEFENINSPELGVYGVDHVKVVEGLGCKAIRVTDPNELGAALEQAKKLAAEFRVPVVVEAILERVTNISMGAAGIDAINEWEEIATEPGHAPTAIRPLV, from the coding sequence ATGCCTCGTATGACAGCCGCCGCCGCTGCAGTGGAGATCCTCAAGCGCGAAGGTGTCGCGCAAGCGTTCGGCGTGCCCGGCGCTGCCATCAACCCCTTCTACCGCGAGCTGAAGAACGTCGGTGGCATCAAGCACACCCTCGCTCGTCACGTCGAGGGCGCCTCCCACATGGCCGAGGGCTACACCCGTACCGCCCCCGGAAACATCGGTGTGTGCATCGGTACGTCCGGCCCCGCCGGTACCGACATGATCACCGGCCTCTACTCGGCCATCGCGGACTCGATCCCGATCCTGTGCATCACCGGCCAGGCCCCGGTCGCGAAGCTGCACAAGGAAGACTTCCAGGCCGTCGACATCGCCTCGATCGCCAAGCCGGTCACCAAGGCCGCGACCACCGTCCTGGAGGCCGCGCAGGTCCCGGGCGTCTTCCAGCAGGCGTTCCACCTGATGCGCTCCGGCCGCCCCGGCCCGGTCCTCATCGACCTCCCGATCGACGTCCAGCTGACGGAGATCGAGTTCGACCCGGAGACCTACGAGCCGCTGCCGGTCTACAAGCCGCAGGCGACCCGCGCGCAGGCCGAGAAGGCCATCCAGTTCCTCCTGGAGTCCGAGAAGCCGCTGATCGTCGCCGGTGGCGGCATCATCAACGCCGACGCCTCCGCGCTGCTGGTCGAGTTTGCCGAGCTGACCGGCACCCCGGTCATCCCGACCCTCATGGGCTGGGGCATCATCGCGGACGACCACGAGCTGAACGCCGGCATGGTCGGCCTGCAGACCTCGCACCGCTACGGCAACGAGAACCTGCTCGCCTCGGACTTCGTCCTCGGCATCGGCAACCGGTGGGCCAACCGTCACACCGGTGACCTGGCCGTCTACACCAAGGACCGCAAGTTCGTCCACGTCGACATCGAGCCGACCCAGATCGGCAAGATCTTCGCCCCGGACTTCGGTTTCGCGTCCGACGCGAAGCGCGCGCTGGAGCTGTTCGTCGAGGTCGCCAAGGAGCTGAAGGCCGAGGGCAAGCTCCCCGACCGCTCGGCGTGGGCCGCGGAGACGCAGGAGCGCAAGGCGACCCTGCAGCGCCGTACGCACTTCGACAACATCCCCATGAAGCCGCAGCGCGTCTACGAGGAGATGAACAAGGCGTTCGGCCCCGAGACCCGCTACGTCACCACCATCGGTCTGTCCCAGATCGCCGGTGCGCAGATGCTGCACGTCTACAAGCCGCGCCACTGGATCAACTGCGGCCAGGCCGGTCCGCTCGGCTGGACGATCCCGGCCGCGCTCGGTGTCGCCACCGCCGACCCGACGACCCCGGTCGTCGCGCTCTCCGGTGACTACGACTTCCAGTTCATGCTGGAGGAGCTGGCCGTCGGTGCGCAGCACAACATCCCCTACGTCCACGTGCTCGTCAACAACGCGTACCTCGGCCTGATCCGCCAGGCGCAGCGCGGCCTGGACATCAACTTCCAGGTCAACCTCGAATTCGAGAACATCAACTCTCCGGAGCTGGGTGTCTACGGCGTCGACCACGTCAAGGTCGTCGAGGGCCTGGGCTGCAAGGCCATCCGCGTCACGGACCCGAACGAGCTGGGTGCCGCCCTGGAGCAGGCCAAGAAGCTCGCCGCCGAGTTCCGCGTCCCGGTCGTCGTCGAGGCGATCCTGGAGCGCGTCACCAACATCTCGATGGGCGCCGCCGGCATCGACGCCATCAACGAGTGGGAAGAGATCGCGACCGAGCCGGGCCACGCCCCGACCGCGATCCGCCCGCTGGTCTGA
- a CDS encoding nitrilase-related carbon-nitrogen hydrolase, with product MSDNGTGYDNGTGYELLTCYGSPLGSPARLQPVERAALRVGLVQTRWYADEREHDERLRVGVALAAAEGARVVCLPELTRSPYFCNTDDPMADGAARHLEDVESGPTVALITELATGLGITVHASLYERAEDGGLGYNTAVCVDADGTLVARTRKNHIPAFPGYREDLCFRPGDSGFPVIGLEGARFGFPTCWDEWFPELARAYGLHGAEILVHPTAIGSEVDLPDFDTRPLWEHAISANGLANALFMIVPNRTGTEGRSTFYGSSFISDPYGRVMLRAPRERPAVLVADLDLDQRRDWLEFGLMQTRRPELYGQLTERTG from the coding sequence ATGAGCGACAACGGCACCGGATACGACAACGGCACCGGATACGAACTCCTCACCTGCTACGGCTCCCCGCTCGGCTCCCCGGCCCGCCTGCAGCCCGTCGAACGCGCCGCGCTGCGCGTCGGCCTGGTCCAGACGCGCTGGTACGCCGACGAGCGCGAGCACGACGAGCGGCTGCGCGTGGGCGTGGCCCTGGCGGCCGCCGAGGGCGCGCGGGTGGTCTGCCTGCCCGAGCTGACCCGCAGCCCCTACTTCTGCAACACCGACGACCCCATGGCCGACGGCGCCGCCCGCCATCTGGAGGACGTCGAGAGCGGCCCGACCGTCGCCCTGATCACCGAACTGGCCACCGGCCTCGGCATCACCGTCCACGCCTCGCTCTACGAGCGGGCCGAGGACGGCGGCCTCGGCTACAACACCGCCGTCTGCGTGGACGCGGACGGCACGCTCGTCGCCCGTACCCGCAAGAACCACATACCGGCCTTCCCCGGCTACCGCGAGGACCTGTGCTTCCGCCCCGGTGACAGCGGATTCCCGGTCATCGGCCTCGAAGGAGCCCGGTTCGGCTTCCCGACCTGCTGGGACGAGTGGTTCCCGGAGCTGGCCCGCGCCTACGGCCTGCACGGGGCGGAGATCCTGGTGCACCCCACCGCCATCGGCTCCGAGGTGGACCTCCCGGACTTCGACACCCGGCCCCTGTGGGAGCACGCGATCAGCGCCAACGGCCTGGCCAACGCCCTCTTCATGATCGTCCCCAACCGGACCGGCACCGAGGGCCGCTCCACCTTCTACGGGTCCTCGTTCATCTCCGACCCGTACGGCCGGGTCATGCTGCGCGCCCCGCGCGAGCGCCCCGCCGTCCTCGTCGCCGATCTCGACCTGGACCAGCGCCGGGACTGGCTGGAGTTCGGCCTGATGCAGACCCGCCGCCCGGAGCTGTACGGGCAGCTCACGGAGCGGACCGGCTGA
- a CDS encoding TetR/AcrR family transcriptional regulator translates to MADRQVLILEAAVRVIARSGVRGLRVEELAAEAEVSTALIYYHFKDRAGLIRRTLDFISARATGYTDEAHSGARDARALLLQLLLGELQDTARVRENSIAWGELRASAIFDGDLRETLARSTRTWCRDTADAVADAQAAGLAELRADPEDVAERLTALVEGLSERWLSGSLTVERARALLRGAVDAELGPRPL, encoded by the coding sequence GTGGCAGATCGTCAAGTGCTGATCCTGGAAGCGGCGGTACGCGTCATCGCGCGCAGCGGCGTCAGAGGGCTGCGCGTCGAGGAACTGGCGGCCGAGGCCGAGGTCTCCACCGCGCTGATCTACTACCACTTCAAGGACCGTGCGGGCCTGATCCGGCGCACCCTCGACTTCATCAGCGCCCGCGCCACCGGCTACACCGACGAGGCCCACAGCGGGGCGCGGGACGCCCGTGCGCTGCTGCTCCAGCTCCTGCTCGGCGAACTCCAGGACACCGCCCGGGTGCGCGAGAACAGCATCGCCTGGGGCGAGCTGCGGGCCAGCGCCATCTTCGACGGCGACCTGCGCGAGACCCTCGCCCGGTCCACGCGCACCTGGTGCCGGGACACCGCCGACGCGGTCGCCGACGCCCAGGCGGCGGGCCTGGCCGAGCTGCGGGCCGACCCGGAGGACGTCGCGGAGCGGCTCACGGCGCTGGTGGAGGGCCTGAGCGAGCGCTGGCTGAGCGGCTCCCTGACGGTGGAGCGGGCCCGCGCCCTGCTCCGCGGCGCGGTGGACGCGGAGCTGGGCCCGCGACCCCTGTAG
- a CDS encoding winged helix DNA-binding domain-containing protein: protein MASSTSHRADRAAPVLGVRALNRATLARQLLLARAECSARDAVTHLIGLQAQNVKPPYYQLHARLRGFRPEELAGLMESRQVVRMVTMRSTIHTHTAEDALTLRPLVQPARDREIGNFRKGLVGVDLQRLARLARAFVDSEPRTMAEIRTELLAAWPDADPASLAVAARCKLPLVQVTPRGVWGRAGQVRLTTLDNWLRGGGGGRGSTGCDASPPAASVDEVVLRYLGAFGPASVKDMQVWAGLTRLREAFERLRPGLLVFRDENGVELFDLPDAPRPDPGTHAPPRFLPEFDNLLLSHADRSRVIPAHLKGRTWRGNQAYCTLLVDGFVAGVWKMTETGLVVELFTEVSGAQRQEIVGEGELLLDGMRDGAAGEGPGGGVCFGAVTG from the coding sequence ATGGCCTCCTCGACATCGCACCGGGCGGACCGCGCCGCGCCGGTGCTCGGTGTGCGCGCGCTGAACCGTGCCACCCTCGCCCGTCAGCTGCTCCTCGCCCGCGCCGAGTGCTCCGCACGGGACGCGGTCACGCATCTCATCGGGCTCCAGGCGCAGAACGTGAAGCCGCCGTACTACCAACTCCACGCGCGCCTCCGCGGGTTCCGCCCCGAGGAGCTGGCCGGACTGATGGAGTCGCGGCAGGTGGTGCGCATGGTGACCATGCGGTCCACGATCCACACGCACACCGCCGAGGACGCCCTCACCCTGCGCCCGCTGGTGCAGCCCGCCCGGGACCGGGAGATCGGGAACTTCCGAAAGGGGCTCGTCGGCGTCGACCTCCAGCGCCTGGCCCGCCTCGCGCGCGCCTTCGTCGACAGTGAACCGCGCACGATGGCGGAGATCCGTACGGAGCTGCTCGCCGCGTGGCCGGACGCGGACCCGGCGTCGCTGGCCGTCGCGGCGCGCTGCAAGCTGCCGCTGGTCCAGGTCACGCCGCGCGGGGTGTGGGGGCGCGCCGGGCAGGTCCGGCTCACCACCCTGGACAATTGGCTCAGGGGCGGAGGCGGGGGCAGGGGCAGTACCGGGTGCGACGCGTCGCCTCCGGCAGCGTCCGTCGACGAGGTGGTGCTCCGGTACCTCGGCGCCTTCGGGCCCGCGTCCGTCAAGGACATGCAGGTCTGGGCGGGGCTCACCCGGCTGCGCGAGGCCTTCGAGCGGCTGCGGCCCGGGCTGCTCGTCTTCCGGGACGAGAACGGCGTGGAACTCTTCGACCTGCCGGACGCGCCCCGCCCCGACCCCGGCACGCACGCGCCACCGCGCTTCCTCCCCGAGTTCGACAACCTCCTCCTCTCGCACGCCGATCGCTCGCGCGTGATCCCCGCTCACCTCAAGGGCCGTACCTGGAGGGGGAACCAGGCGTACTGCACCCTCCTCGTCGACGGGTTCGTCGCCGGGGTGTGGAAGATGACGGAAACGGGGCTCGTCGTGGAGCTGTTCACCGAGGTGAGCGGGGCGCAACGGCAAGAGATCGTCGGGGAAGGGGAGTTGCTGCTCGATGGGATGAGGGACGGGGCGGCGGGCGAGGGCCCTGGCGGCGGTGTGTGCTTCGGGGCGGTCACCGGCTGA